From Glycine max cultivar Williams 82 chromosome 11, Glycine_max_v4.0, whole genome shotgun sequence, the proteins below share one genomic window:
- the EXPB6 gene encoding putative expansin-B2-like, producing MALTPQRALSQLPILVAILSIFLVIPSFCFNPKMLYNASYYPPSGSDWSPSVATWYGPANGDGSEGGACGYGNAVGQPPFSSLISAGSPLIYDSGKGCGSCYEVKCTGNSACSGNPVKVVITDECAGCGSDAQYHFDLSGSAFGAMAVSGQDENLRNAGKINIQHRRIECNYPGRSIAFHVDSGSNQEYFATLVEYEDGDGDLAKVELKEALDSGSWDSMQQSWGAVWKIDKGSPLRAPFSIKLTTLESGKTIVANNVIPAGWTPGQTYRSIVNFAT from the exons ATGGCTCTTACACCTCAACGTGCATTATCTCAACTACCCATCCTAGTAGCTATACTCTCAATATTCTTAGTTATCCCTTCCTTTTGTTTCAACCCTAAAATGCTTTATAATGCTTCATATTATCCTCCATCTGGTTCAGATTGGTCACCTTCGGTGGCCACTTGGTATGGACCTGCCAATGGAGATGGAAGTGAag GTGGAGCCTGTGGATATGGCAACGCCGTTGGGCAAcctccattttcttctttaatatCCGCGGGAAGCCCTCTTATATATGACTCGGGCAAAGGGTGTGGATCTTGCTATGAG GTGAAGTGCACAGGGAATTCTGCATGCTCAGGCAACCCCGTGAAAGTAGTCATCACTGATGAGTGTGCTGGGTGTGGCTCAGATGCTCAATATCATTTTGATCTGAGTGGCAGTGCTTTTGGAGCAATGGCAGTTTCAGGTCAAGATGAGAATCTACGTAATGCAGGAAAAATAAACATTCAGCACAGAAG aaTTGAATGCAACTATCCCGGTAGGTCAATAGCTTTCCACGTGGACTCTGGCTCAAACCAAGAATATTTTGCTACCTTGGTTGAATATGAGGATGGGGATGGTGACCTTGCCAAGGTTGAACTCAAGGAAGCACTTGATTCAGGGTCATGGGATTCCATGCAACAATCATGGGGTGCAGTTTGGAAAATTGACAAGGGCTCACCACTGAGAGCACCATTCTCTATCAAGCTAACCACACTTGAGTCTGGCAAAACGATTGTGGCCAACAATGTGATCCCTGCAGGATGGACACCTGGTCAAACTTACAGATCAATTGTGAATTTTGCAACCTAA